The Daucus carota subsp. sativus chromosome 2, DH1 v3.0, whole genome shotgun sequence genome includes a window with the following:
- the LOC108209524 gene encoding uncharacterized protein LOC108209524 isoform X2, whose amino-acid sequence MILERGSKVEVLKQVDVLTAWCGAEIVSGDGNTYSVRYDSYIPGHGVNTERVPKKLIRPTPPVHRIESWVAGDVVEVFDDVMWKTAIILNVRGAYCIVRLLGSSYKFRLHISDIRVRQCWQNDQWSLMGKESGISNGYQKMRLDAAQTNEVLKIKGDDVFFEAKNYNGLRGSHIASSRTLKRGSPYCSSLLQKNSRNVKRIRVAEKADRRYQAPAVCVDQFIKERCTISHFQVAEVQVKIQWVEVLGACKTCFQ is encoded by the exons ATGATTTTGGAAAGAGGGAGCAAGGTGGAGGTGCTGAAGCAAGTGGATGTGTTGACTGCATGGTGTGGTGCTGAAATTGTTTCAGGTGATGGGAATACTTACAGTGTGAGATATGATAGTTATATTCCAGGACACGGGGTAAATACGGAGAGGGTACCTAAAAAGCTTATTAGACCTACTCCTCCTGTACATAGAATAGAAAGTTGGGTGGCTGGGGATGTTGTGGAAGTATTTGATGATGTTATGTGGAAAACTGCAATTATATTGAATGTTCGTGGAGCTTATTGTATAGTTCGACTACTTGGATCATCTTACAAGTTCAGACTCCACATATCAGATATCAGGGTTAGACAGTGCTGGCAAAATGATCAATGGTCTCTGATGGGGAAG GAATCAGGTATTTCAAATGGTTATCAAAAGATGAGATTGGATGCAGCACAAACTAATGAAGTTCTCAAAATTAAAGGAGACGATGTTTTTTTTGAAGCAAAAAACTACAATGGATTGCGGGGGTCTCATATAGCCTCGTCTAGAACACTGAAAAGAGGATCTCCATATTGTTCATCTCTTCTTCAAAAAAATAGTAGAAATGTTAAGAGAATCAGAGTGGCTGAGAAAGCAGACAGAAGATATCAAGCTCCTGCTGTTTGTGTGGATCAG TTTATCAAAGAAAGATGTACTATTTCTCATTTTCAAGTTGCAGAAGTGCAAGTGAAAATACAATG GGTTGAAGTTTTGGGAGCTTGCAAAACTTGCTTCCAATGA
- the LOC108209524 gene encoding uncharacterized protein LOC108209524 isoform X1, with amino-acid sequence MILERGSKVEVLKQVDVLTAWCGAEIVSGDGNTYSVRYDSYIPGHGVNTERVPKKLIRPTPPVHRIESWVAGDVVEVFDDVMWKTAIILNVRGAYCIVRLLGSSYKFRLHISDIRVRQCWQNDQWSLMGKESGISNGYQKMRLDAAQTNEVLKIKGDDVFFEAKNYNGLRGSHIASSRTLKRGSPYCSSLLQKNSRNVKRIRVAEKADRRYQAPAVCVDQVHAVTYPRENMGGMYMHASDNNKTNGYNELNRGELNDFIGYSVARDTESNHSDSDICSIGSCSAASRTSNKFSTHMLAVSCQETQSHSSDAESYCGTRNEEDCDLPPDEDIAAFIHSLELHAYRRTLKALYASGPLSWEKEGLLTNLRIMLYISNDEHLAELKTLISGGTHNVC; translated from the exons ATGATTTTGGAAAGAGGGAGCAAGGTGGAGGTGCTGAAGCAAGTGGATGTGTTGACTGCATGGTGTGGTGCTGAAATTGTTTCAGGTGATGGGAATACTTACAGTGTGAGATATGATAGTTATATTCCAGGACACGGGGTAAATACGGAGAGGGTACCTAAAAAGCTTATTAGACCTACTCCTCCTGTACATAGAATAGAAAGTTGGGTGGCTGGGGATGTTGTGGAAGTATTTGATGATGTTATGTGGAAAACTGCAATTATATTGAATGTTCGTGGAGCTTATTGTATAGTTCGACTACTTGGATCATCTTACAAGTTCAGACTCCACATATCAGATATCAGGGTTAGACAGTGCTGGCAAAATGATCAATGGTCTCTGATGGGGAAG GAATCAGGTATTTCAAATGGTTATCAAAAGATGAGATTGGATGCAGCACAAACTAATGAAGTTCTCAAAATTAAAGGAGACGATGTTTTTTTTGAAGCAAAAAACTACAATGGATTGCGGGGGTCTCATATAGCCTCGTCTAGAACACTGAAAAGAGGATCTCCATATTGTTCATCTCTTCTTCAAAAAAATAGTAGAAATGTTAAGAGAATCAGAGTGGCTGAGAAAGCAGACAGAAGATATCAAGCTCCTGCTGTTTGTGTGGATCAGGTACATGCTGTAACTTACCCAAGAGAAAATATGGGTGGAATGTACATGCATGCTTCAGATAACAATAAGACAAATGGATATAATGAATTGAATAGAGGAGAACTAAATGATTTCATTGGCTATTCTGTTGCAAGAGACACTGAAAGTAATCATTCTGATAGTGATATATGCTCTATTGGTAGTTGTAGTGCTGCTTCTAGAACTTCAAATAAGTTTTCAACCCATATGTTAGCAGTTTCATGTCAAGAGACACAAAGCCATTCTAGTGATGCAGAATCTTATTGTGGTACACGGAATGAGGAGGATTGTGACCTTCCCCCAGATGAGGACATAGCAGCATTTATACATAGTTTAGAATTACATGCTTATCGACGCACTTTAAAAGCATTATATGCTTCTGGTCCATTAAGCTGGGAAAAAGAAGGACTATTGACAAATCTTCGTATTATGCTTTATATTTCAAATGATGAACATCTGGCGGAGCTAAAAACTCTAATATCCGGTGGAACTCATAATGTCTGTTAA
- the LOC108209524 gene encoding uncharacterized protein LOC108209524 isoform X4 — MILERGSKVEVLKQVDVLTAWCGAEIVSGDGNTYSVRYDSYIPGHGVNTERVPKKLIRPTPPVHRIESWVAGDVVEVFDDVMWKTAIILNVRGAYCIVRLLGSSYKFRLHISDIRVRQCWQNDQWSLMGKESGISNGYQKMRLDAAQTNEVLKIKGDDVFFEAKNYNGLRGSHIASSRTLKRGSPYCSSLLQKNSRNVKRIRVAEKADRRYQAPAVCVDQG, encoded by the exons ATGATTTTGGAAAGAGGGAGCAAGGTGGAGGTGCTGAAGCAAGTGGATGTGTTGACTGCATGGTGTGGTGCTGAAATTGTTTCAGGTGATGGGAATACTTACAGTGTGAGATATGATAGTTATATTCCAGGACACGGGGTAAATACGGAGAGGGTACCTAAAAAGCTTATTAGACCTACTCCTCCTGTACATAGAATAGAAAGTTGGGTGGCTGGGGATGTTGTGGAAGTATTTGATGATGTTATGTGGAAAACTGCAATTATATTGAATGTTCGTGGAGCTTATTGTATAGTTCGACTACTTGGATCATCTTACAAGTTCAGACTCCACATATCAGATATCAGGGTTAGACAGTGCTGGCAAAATGATCAATGGTCTCTGATGGGGAAG GAATCAGGTATTTCAAATGGTTATCAAAAGATGAGATTGGATGCAGCACAAACTAATGAAGTTCTCAAAATTAAAGGAGACGATGTTTTTTTTGAAGCAAAAAACTACAATGGATTGCGGGGGTCTCATATAGCCTCGTCTAGAACACTGAAAAGAGGATCTCCATATTGTTCATCTCTTCTTCAAAAAAATAGTAGAAATGTTAAGAGAATCAGAGTGGCTGAGAAAGCAGACAGAAGATATCAAGCTCCTGCTGTTTGTGTGGATCAG GGTTGA
- the LOC108209524 gene encoding uncharacterized protein LOC108209524 isoform X3, whose amino-acid sequence MILERGSKVEVLKQVDVLTAWCGAEIVSGDGNTYSVRYDSYIPGHGVNTERVPKKLIRPTPPVHRIESWVAGDVVEVFDDVMWKTAIILNVRGAYCIVRLLGSSYKFRLHISDIRVRQCWQNDQWSLMGKESGISNGYQKMRLDAAQTNEVLKIKGDDVFFEAKNYNGLRGSHIASSRTLKRGSPYCSSLLQKNSRNVKRIRVAEKADRRYQAPAVCVDQIWEG is encoded by the exons ATGATTTTGGAAAGAGGGAGCAAGGTGGAGGTGCTGAAGCAAGTGGATGTGTTGACTGCATGGTGTGGTGCTGAAATTGTTTCAGGTGATGGGAATACTTACAGTGTGAGATATGATAGTTATATTCCAGGACACGGGGTAAATACGGAGAGGGTACCTAAAAAGCTTATTAGACCTACTCCTCCTGTACATAGAATAGAAAGTTGGGTGGCTGGGGATGTTGTGGAAGTATTTGATGATGTTATGTGGAAAACTGCAATTATATTGAATGTTCGTGGAGCTTATTGTATAGTTCGACTACTTGGATCATCTTACAAGTTCAGACTCCACATATCAGATATCAGGGTTAGACAGTGCTGGCAAAATGATCAATGGTCTCTGATGGGGAAG GAATCAGGTATTTCAAATGGTTATCAAAAGATGAGATTGGATGCAGCACAAACTAATGAAGTTCTCAAAATTAAAGGAGACGATGTTTTTTTTGAAGCAAAAAACTACAATGGATTGCGGGGGTCTCATATAGCCTCGTCTAGAACACTGAAAAGAGGATCTCCATATTGTTCATCTCTTCTTCAAAAAAATAGTAGAAATGTTAAGAGAATCAGAGTGGCTGAGAAAGCAGACAGAAGATATCAAGCTCCTGCTGTTTGTGTGGATCAG ATCTGGGAAGGCTAA
- the LOC108209213 gene encoding 3-ketoacyl-CoA synthase 11 — MSEAKVEQQQPLIPPSYLRKLPDFKQSIKLKYVKLGYHYLITHGMYLFLSPLVVVLAAQLSTFSLQDIYLLWDHLRFNLISVIVCSTLLVFLSTLYFLTRPRPVYLVNFSCYKPEEERKCTRQTFMEKSTLTGNFTDANLDFQRKILERSGLGEDTYLPEAVLRVPPNPCMAEARKEAELVMFGAIDELLAKTSLKPKDIGILIVNCSLFNPTPSLASMVINHYKLRGNILSYNLGGMGCSAGLISIDLAKDLLQVHPNSYALVISMENITLNWYFGNERSMLVSNCLFRMGGAAILLSNKRSDRHRSKYQLVHTVRTHKGSDDKCFSCVTQMEDPVGKVGVALSKDLMAVAGDALKTNITTLGPLVLPMSEQLLFFATLVGKKLFRMKIKPYIPDFKLAFEHFCIHAGGRAVLDELEKNLQLSDWHMEPSRMTLNRFGNTSSSSLWYELAYSEAKGRIKKGDRAWQIAFGSGFKCNSAVWKALRTLNPAKEKSPWMDEIHKFPVDVPKVSAV, encoded by the coding sequence ATGAGTGAAGCAAAGGTGGAGCAGCAGCAGCCTTTGATACCACCATCTTACTTGCGAAAACTTCCTGATTTTAAGCAATCTATTAAGTTGAAGTATGTCAAACTTGGTTATCATTATCTCATTACTCATGGAATGTACCTTTTTTTATCCCCTCTTGTTGTTGTGCTTGCTGCCCAATTGTCTACATTTTCGCTCCAAGATATCTATCTTCTTTGGGACCATTTGAGGTTCAATCTTATATCTGTGATCGTGTGTTCGACTCTTTTAGTCTTTCTATCAACCCTCTATTTCCTTACCCGTCCTCGCCCTGTGTATCTTGTGAACTTCTCGTGCTATAAACCCGAAGAGGAGCGGAAATGTACGAGGCAGACTTTTATGGAGAAATCTACGCTTACTGGTAACTTTACTGATGCAAACCTTGATTTTCAGAGGAAAATTCTTGAAAGGTCAGGTCTTGGTGAAGACACTTATCTTCCTGAAGCTGTGCTCAGAGTACCCCCAAATCCGTGTATGGCGGAAGCAAGAAAAGAAGCTGAACTTGTAATGTTTGGTGCCATTGATGAGCTCTTAGCTAAGACTTCACTGAAGCCAAAAGACATCGGAATTTTGATTGTTAACTGTAGTTTATTCAATCCTACTCCTTCTCTTGCTTCTATGGTTATTAATCATTACAAGCTTCGAGGGAATATCTTGAGTTATAATCTTGGTGGGATGGGTTGCAGTGCTGGTTTAATCTCAATTGATCTTGCCAAAGATCTACTTCAAGTACATCCTAATTCGTATGCTCTAGTAATTAGCATGGAGAACATCACCCTAAATTGGTATTTTGGGAATGAGAGGTCGATGCTTGTTTCCAACTGCTTGTTTCGTATGGGAGGGGCTGCCATTCTGCTTTCAAACAAGAGATCAGATCGACACCGATCCAAGTATCAGTTGGTCCATACTGTCAGAACCCACAAAGGTTCTGATGATAAATGCTTTTCTTGTGTTACTCAGATGGAGGATCCTGTTGGAAAAGTTGGAGTCGCTCTGTCGAAAGATCTGATGGCGGTTGCTGGGGATGCTTTAAAGACTAATATAACTACTCTTGGTCCTCTTGTGCTGCCAATGTCTGAGCAGCTGCTCTTCTTTGCTACATTAGTCGGAAAAAAACTGTTTAGGATGAAGATAAAGCCTTATATCCCAGATTTCAAACTAGCGTTTGAGCATTTCTGCATTCATGCTGGAGGAAGAGCAGTGCTGGATGAACTAGAGAAGAATTTGCAGCTTAGCGATTGGCACATGGAACCCTCGAGGATGACTCTTAACCGATTTGGCAACACCTCAAGCAGTTCCTTATGGTATGAATTGGCATATTCAGAAGCGAAAGGGAGGATCAAGAAGGGAGATAGAGCATGGCAGATAGCATTTGGGTCTGGATTCAAGTGTAACAGTGCTGTTTGGAAGGCTCTTAGGACTCTAAACCCTGCAAAGGAGAAAAGTCCATGGATGGATGAGATTCACAAATTCCCGGTAGATGTTCCCAAGGTATCTGCCGTCTGA
- the LOC108209215 gene encoding uncharacterized protein LOC108209215 produces the protein MLEYPWGTRLIPTSYLLLPQWPKPHNDEALLAMEESAFEDKCNEIRKMNSNIVVIGKTTVDNDKEDLDNDPDDDDADNVEESEGEEFEQETG, from the exons ATGTTGGAGTATCCATGGGGAACGCGGTTGATTCCGACGTCGTATCTGCTATTACCTCAGTGGCCCAAACCTCATAACGATGAAGCTCTCCTTGCCATGGAGGAATCTGCTTTCGAAGATAAG tGTAACGAAATCAGGAAGATGAATAGCAACATTGTTGTGATTGGAAAGACGACAGTTGATAATGATAAAGAAGACTTGGACAATGacccagatgatgatgatgctgataaTGTAGAAGAGTCTGAGGGTGAGGAGTTTGAACAGGAAACTGGTTGA